Proteins from a genomic interval of Gluconacetobacter diazotrophicus PA1 5:
- a CDS encoding efflux transporter outer membrane subunit: protein MTLMTTACAVGPNYHAPDTHLQPFHSAAAVDMRQVTSTPPLDTWWEGFHDPELVRIEQRVLTQNLDLAAAIARVRQSRGAAEAATARLLPTLDFNPQASANRLSQEGLIGHVVRTIPSFHRDYRTYDVSGAASWEIDLFGGLRRGQEAARDEAEAAQMERVGERIMIAADAADAYFQIRGDQARLAVAEKQITVDAHLLELVRQRRTSGVSNERELAQAEALLQSARQTVPLLRIALEAQLNRLDVLMGVQPGTYAAELGTPSEIPAIPAIGGTNKPTDVLRRRPDILAAERRLAASNARIGAALGDYYPKLSLSGILGFQSINPQHLFTAPGFQAVGSGAIRWRIFDFGKIDAEVQQARGANTEALARYRLTVLHAAEDVKNSFTTLVQTEQRSGELQTEVASLTRARDLSQQSFQAGVIPLTDVLDAERQLLDSQDQLALNRANPGRAAVSSFRALGGGWPT from the coding sequence ATGACGCTCATGACAACGGCCTGCGCGGTCGGCCCCAACTATCATGCACCCGATACGCATCTTCAGCCCTTCCACAGTGCTGCCGCTGTCGACATGCGACAAGTCACCTCGACTCCACCGTTAGATACTTGGTGGGAGGGATTTCACGATCCCGAACTAGTCCGCATAGAACAGCGTGTCCTGACCCAGAACCTTGATCTCGCGGCCGCCATAGCGCGCGTCCGCCAATCTCGAGGTGCCGCTGAGGCCGCCACGGCGCGCCTGCTCCCCACTCTGGATTTCAACCCGCAGGCCTCCGCGAACCGGCTGTCGCAGGAGGGGCTGATCGGCCATGTCGTTCGCACCATACCGAGCTTTCACCGCGATTATCGCACTTATGACGTAAGTGGCGCTGCGAGCTGGGAAATCGACCTGTTCGGCGGCCTACGACGTGGGCAGGAAGCCGCACGTGACGAAGCGGAAGCCGCACAAATGGAGCGTGTGGGGGAGCGTATCATGATCGCCGCCGACGCGGCAGACGCCTATTTCCAAATCCGCGGAGATCAAGCCCGCCTGGCCGTCGCGGAAAAACAGATCACAGTGGACGCCCATCTACTGGAACTGGTGCGTCAACGGCGAACAAGCGGCGTTTCGAATGAGCGGGAACTGGCCCAGGCCGAGGCGTTACTGCAATCGGCGCGCCAGACCGTGCCGCTGCTCCGCATCGCACTCGAAGCGCAGCTCAATCGGCTCGACGTACTAATGGGCGTGCAGCCCGGTACCTATGCCGCCGAACTGGGAACGCCGTCTGAAATTCCGGCCATCCCTGCCATCGGCGGTACCAACAAACCCACGGACGTGCTGCGCCGCCGACCGGACATTCTGGCTGCTGAACGCAGACTGGCGGCATCAAATGCGAGGATAGGCGCGGCACTCGGCGACTATTACCCCAAGCTCTCTCTTTCGGGCATCCTCGGCTTTCAAAGCATCAATCCTCAGCATCTATTTACGGCACCGGGATTCCAGGCTGTCGGATCAGGCGCCATTCGCTGGCGGATCTTCGATTTCGGCAAGATCGACGCCGAGGTACAGCAAGCCCGTGGCGCCAATACCGAGGCCCTGGCGCGCTACCGGTTGACGGTCCTACATGCGGCCGAAGATGTAAAAAATTCTTTCACGACCCTGGTACAGACGGAGCAACGCAGTGGCGAATTGCAGACTGAAGTCGCCTCGCTGACCCGTGCACGCGATCTTTCCCAACAATCCTTCCAGGCGGGTGTCATCCCCTTGACTGATGTGCTCGACGCTGAACGGCAGCTTCTCGACTCGCAGGACCAACTGGCCCTTAACCGGGCGAACCCGGGGCGCGCGGCGGTTAGCTCCTTCAGAGCCTTGGGGGGCGGCTGGCCCACATGA
- a CDS encoding efflux RND transporter periplasmic adaptor subunit, with the protein MALCDQLTIRSLVYIWASKPVGSPNMAGTRLSLLAAAGICTAFGLSACKPKDDPDPRTAERIVETVRIESATTAEHVYTGVVAARVQSDLGFRVSGKIVERLVDTGQTVSKGQVLMRLDPTDYLHAVTTQIGGVASLHARWVQAAADERRYRGLVATGAVAASAYDQVKAAADSARAQLDAAIAQEKIARNQDDYSLLRADEDGVVVQTLAEPGHVVAAGQTVIVLAHAGPREAAIDLPEGVRPILHSAAEAELYDEGSRVSAHLRQLSDAVDPRTRTFEAVYVMDGPGADAPLGATVRVHLPEASDDPTALVVPLGAVDDEGKGPGVWSVDGRASTVSFHPVQIAHIGEETATVVPGADLRPGMLIAAAGGHELHIGERVQIASTKVAMQ; encoded by the coding sequence GTGGCTTTATGTGACCAATTGACAATACGGTCACTCGTGTACATTTGGGCTTCCAAACCCGTTGGGAGCCCGAACATGGCTGGAACACGCCTATCCCTTCTTGCAGCGGCCGGCATCTGCACCGCATTCGGGCTGTCGGCCTGCAAGCCCAAAGATGATCCTGATCCGCGCACGGCTGAACGTATCGTGGAGACGGTGCGGATCGAGTCCGCAACGACAGCCGAGCATGTCTACACAGGGGTCGTAGCGGCCCGAGTCCAAAGTGATCTAGGCTTTCGCGTTTCCGGCAAGATCGTCGAACGCCTGGTCGACACCGGGCAGACTGTGTCCAAAGGGCAAGTGCTGATGCGTTTGGACCCGACGGATTATCTCCATGCCGTGACGACCCAAATCGGCGGCGTCGCATCGTTGCATGCCCGCTGGGTCCAGGCGGCCGCCGATGAGCGCCGTTATCGCGGTCTAGTCGCGACCGGTGCTGTGGCAGCCTCGGCCTACGATCAGGTGAAAGCCGCAGCGGACAGCGCCCGCGCGCAACTGGATGCGGCGATCGCGCAGGAGAAGATCGCCCGCAACCAGGACGATTATTCCCTGCTGCGGGCGGATGAAGACGGTGTCGTCGTCCAGACCCTGGCGGAACCGGGGCATGTCGTCGCGGCCGGCCAGACCGTGATCGTGCTGGCACATGCCGGCCCGCGCGAGGCCGCAATCGACCTGCCGGAAGGGGTGCGTCCGATCCTGCATTCCGCGGCGGAAGCCGAACTGTATGACGAGGGTTCCCGTGTGTCCGCGCATCTGCGGCAATTGTCCGACGCCGTCGACCCGCGTACCCGCACGTTCGAGGCCGTTTACGTCATGGACGGGCCAGGCGCGGACGCGCCGCTGGGGGCGACGGTGCGTGTCCACCTGCCTGAAGCCAGCGACGATCCGACCGCGCTCGTCGTACCGTTGGGCGCCGTCGATGACGAGGGCAAGGGGCCCGGCGTCTGGAGCGTGGATGGCCGGGCATCGACGGTCAGCTTTCATCCGGTACAGATCGCACATATCGGCGAGGAGACGGCGACGGTCGTTCCCGGTGCGGATCTTCGCCCGGGCATGCTGATCGCGGCGGCCGGCGGTCACGAGTTGCATATCGGCGAGCGTGTCCAGATCGCCTCGACAAAGGTCGCGATGCAATGA
- a CDS encoding efflux RND transporter permease subunit, translated as MSGFNLSALAVRERGITLFLIVALALSGAYAFFSLGRAEDPPFTVKTLTATAVWPGATAQEMQDLVADPLEKRVQELQWYDRVETLTRPGLALMMVTLRDNTPPAAVPEQFYQTRKKLYDTMPLLPKGVQGPFVNDEYSDVDFAVYALDGHGLPERLLVRQAETVRQRLLHVPGVRKVDIVGERPEQIFVNFSNARLVTLGISAQDVFAALQRQNAVTAAGSIDTHGPQVFVRLDGALDDLEKIRDIPIAAGGRAFKISDIATVERGYEDPPTYLVRHSGQQTLILNVVMQDHWNGLKLGQSLAAAEKTLGAGLPVGVTLTKIVDQAGIIHAAVGEFMLKFFVALAVVMVVSLVSLGWRVGIVVAAAVPLTLSIVMVIMLVTGRALDRITLGALIISLGLLVDDAIIAIEMMVVKLEEGYERTKAAAYAWSHTAAPMLAGTLVTIIGFTPVGFARSTAGEYAGNIFWIVGYALLTSWFVAVVFTPYLGVKLLPDIKRVDGAYEHIYATPNYRRFRRLVVWVVRRKFMVGGAVLALFLLAFIGMGSVRQQFFPSSDRPELLAEVQMPEGTSIETTTRVTARVEAWLKTQPEARIVTSYVGAGAPRFFLAYNPELPDPSFAKIVVLTPSAQDRDRLRDRMRQAVAQGMAPEARIRVTQFVFGPYTHFPVMFRVMGPDVDRVRDIAAQLGTIMRNNPHTRDVNTDWGERVPTAHFVLDQDDHGTEDIDENLQPPQGHAGGRSGFGAGPCDAAPPAIVLRPAATRKNPGKANKALVPIFPVMVLLTLIVLVFETRSISGMFMVFLTAPLGLIGTVPTLLIFHQPFGFNAILGLIGLSGILMRNTLILIGQIKVNQAAGLDPFHAVVEATVQRARPVILTALAAVLAFIPLTESVFWGSLAYTLIGGTAAGTGLILMFLPALYAIWYRIRPEDEETMVATGPT; from the coding sequence ATGAGCGGATTCAACCTGTCCGCCCTCGCGGTGCGCGAGCGCGGGATCACATTGTTCCTGATCGTGGCACTGGCTTTGTCTGGCGCCTACGCGTTCTTCAGTCTCGGCCGTGCCGAGGATCCGCCTTTTACGGTCAAGACCCTGACGGCGACCGCTGTCTGGCCGGGTGCCACGGCGCAGGAAATGCAGGATCTGGTGGCCGATCCGCTGGAAAAGCGCGTGCAGGAACTGCAATGGTACGACCGGGTGGAAACATTGACCCGGCCGGGCCTGGCGCTGATGATGGTTACGCTCAGGGACAACACGCCGCCTGCCGCCGTTCCCGAGCAATTCTACCAGACGCGCAAGAAGCTGTACGACACCATGCCCCTTCTGCCGAAAGGCGTGCAGGGACCGTTCGTTAATGACGAATATTCCGATGTCGATTTTGCGGTCTATGCGCTGGACGGTCATGGATTGCCCGAACGCCTGCTGGTCCGTCAGGCGGAAACGGTGCGGCAGCGCCTGCTGCATGTGCCGGGCGTGCGCAAGGTCGATATTGTCGGAGAACGGCCGGAGCAGATCTTCGTCAATTTTTCCAATGCCAGACTGGTCACGCTCGGGATCAGCGCCCAGGACGTGTTCGCGGCACTTCAGCGTCAGAATGCGGTGACGGCCGCCGGCTCGATCGATACACATGGCCCGCAGGTCTTCGTGCGGCTGGACGGCGCGCTGGACGACCTGGAGAAAATTCGCGACATCCCCATCGCGGCGGGCGGCAGGGCTTTCAAGATCTCGGACATCGCGACGGTGGAGCGGGGGTATGAGGACCCGCCGACCTATCTCGTCCGTCATAGCGGGCAGCAGACGCTCATCCTGAACGTCGTGATGCAGGATCACTGGAATGGGCTGAAGCTCGGACAGTCCCTGGCCGCCGCAGAGAAGACGCTGGGAGCAGGGCTGCCCGTTGGGGTTACATTGACGAAAATTGTCGATCAGGCCGGCATCATTCATGCCGCCGTTGGCGAGTTCATGCTGAAATTCTTCGTGGCGCTCGCGGTGGTGATGGTTGTCAGCCTGGTCAGCCTGGGCTGGCGGGTCGGCATCGTCGTTGCGGCTGCTGTGCCGCTGACACTGTCGATCGTGATGGTCATCATGCTGGTGACCGGGCGGGCGCTGGATCGCATCACGCTGGGAGCGCTGATCATCTCGCTGGGTCTTCTGGTCGATGACGCGATCATCGCGATCGAAATGATGGTGGTGAAGCTGGAGGAAGGGTACGAACGCACGAAGGCCGCCGCCTATGCCTGGAGCCACACGGCGGCTCCGATGCTGGCCGGCACGCTGGTCACGATCATCGGTTTCACCCCGGTCGGCTTCGCGCGCTCGACCGCCGGCGAGTATGCCGGCAACATTTTCTGGATCGTCGGCTATGCACTGCTGACCTCCTGGTTCGTGGCCGTGGTGTTCACGCCCTATCTCGGCGTCAAGCTGTTGCCGGATATCAAGCGGGTCGATGGCGCCTACGAACATATCTACGCCACGCCCAATTACCGTCGCTTCCGGCGCCTGGTCGTGTGGGTCGTGCGCCGCAAGTTCATGGTCGGGGGAGCGGTGCTGGCGTTGTTCCTGCTTGCCTTCATCGGGATGGGCTCTGTTCGGCAGCAATTCTTCCCCAGTTCGGACCGCCCGGAACTGCTGGCCGAGGTGCAGATGCCGGAGGGCACCAGTATCGAAACCACCACGCGGGTCACGGCCCGTGTGGAGGCGTGGTTGAAGACACAGCCTGAGGCAAGGATCGTCACCAGTTATGTGGGTGCCGGCGCACCGCGTTTCTTCCTGGCGTACAACCCGGAACTGCCCGACCCTTCCTTTGCGAAGATCGTCGTCCTGACACCGAGTGCGCAGGATCGCGACCGCTTGCGCGATCGTATGCGGCAAGCCGTGGCCCAGGGGATGGCGCCTGAAGCCCGGATCCGCGTGACGCAGTTCGTCTTCGGCCCCTACACCCATTTCCCGGTCATGTTCCGTGTCATGGGACCCGATGTGGATCGGGTGCGCGATATCGCGGCCCAGCTCGGCACAATCATGCGGAATAATCCCCATACACGTGACGTCAATACCGATTGGGGTGAGCGCGTACCGACGGCGCATTTCGTGCTGGATCAGGACGATCACGGTACAGAGGATATCGACGAAAACCTGCAACCGCCGCAGGGTCACGCGGGAGGTCGATCAGGCTTTGGCGCCGGTCCGTGCGACGCTGCCCCCCCGGCTATCGTATTGAGGCCGGCGGCAACGCGGAAGAATCCCGGAAAGGCAAACAAGGCCCTGGTGCCGATCTTTCCGGTGATGGTCCTGCTGACCCTGATCGTCCTGGTGTTCGAGACCCGGTCCATCTCCGGCATGTTCATGGTGTTCCTGACGGCCCCGCTGGGGCTGATCGGGACCGTGCCGACCCTGCTGATCTTTCATCAGCCGTTCGGCTTCAACGCGATCCTGGGCCTGATCGGCCTGTCGGGCATCCTGATGCGCAACACGTTGATTCTGATCGGACAGATCAAGGTCAATCAGGCGGCGGGGCTCGATCCGTTCCATGCGGTGGTCGAGGCGACCGTGCAGCGTGCCCGCCCGGTCATCCTGACGGCGCTGGCGGCGGTGCTGGCCTTTATCCCGCTGACGGAATCGGTGTTCTGGGGATCGCTGGCCTATACGCTGATCGGCGGCACGGCGGCCGGCACGGGGCTGATCCTGATGTTCCTGCCGGCGCTCTATGCAATCTGGTATCGCATCCGGCCCGAAGATGAAGAAACCATGGTTGCGACTGGCCCCACATAG
- a CDS encoding TetR/AcrR family transcriptional regulator, whose translation MRAPRSGQRGPVDHERRDQIMTAAIEHFGHYGYKKTTMADLADAIGLSKAYIYKFFDSKKAIGEAICALQHGKMHADLQAIIEDNKSASDRMRRVFLALARNTVALFSHERKLHDIVYSAVEEEWTSSRSFVEALRGMVERLIHEGREGGEFERKTPVDETCHAIMLVLQSIYHPLLLEQHMDTLDDDAATLASLVLRSLAP comes from the coding sequence ATGCGCGCGCCTCGCAGCGGACAACGCGGCCCGGTCGATCATGAACGTCGGGATCAGATCATGACGGCGGCCATCGAACATTTCGGGCATTACGGATACAAGAAGACCACGATGGCGGATCTGGCTGACGCCATCGGTCTGTCGAAAGCCTATATCTACAAATTCTTCGACTCGAAGAAGGCGATCGGCGAAGCGATCTGCGCGCTCCAGCACGGCAAGATGCACGCGGATCTCCAGGCAATCATTGAGGATAACAAGTCGGCATCCGACAGAATGCGCCGGGTTTTCCTTGCGTTGGCGCGCAATACCGTCGCGCTGTTTTCTCATGAGCGTAAGCTGCACGACATCGTCTATTCGGCAGTGGAGGAGGAGTGGACGTCTTCCAGGAGCTTTGTCGAGGCATTGCGTGGCATGGTGGAGCGTCTGATCCATGAAGGTCGCGAGGGCGGCGAGTTCGAGCGCAAGACGCCCGTTGACGAGACCTGTCACGCTATCATGCTGGTCCTGCAGTCGATCTATCACCCTCTCCTGCTCGAACAGCACATGGACACGCTGGACGATGATGCGGCGACGCTGGCCAGTCTCGTCTTGAGAAGCCTCGCGCCGTGA